From one Mycosarcoma maydis chromosome 17, whole genome shotgun sequence genomic stretch:
- a CDS encoding putative homoisocitrate dehydrogenase codes for MTSTAAKILKNASSGVLRLGMMPADGIGREVLPCAQRILQNTPGAPKFEFVHLDAGFEHFQKTGSALPEETVKALKNDCHGAMFGSVSSPSHKVEGYSSPIVKLRKELDLYANIRPVVGVRGTKDDEKFIDSVIIRENTECLYIKSETSESGPDGQIARAIRQITEKASTRIGKKAFEVALARKELRKTTQPSYVPTVTICHKSNVLSVTDGLFRTSVRGIYEQDQKANGGAGRYEEVKLNEQLVDSMVYRLFREPEVFDVVVAPNLYGDIVSDAAAALVGSLGLVPSVNAGDSFFMGEPVHGSAPDIAGQGKANPIASIRSAALMLEYMGYTEPALKIYTAVDQVIREGKYLTPDLGGSATTTQCEEAILKKIQEA; via the exons ATGACGTCTACAGCTGCCAAAATCCTCAAGAATGCCTCGTCCGGAGTGCTGCGTCTGGGCATGATGCCCGCCGACGGTATCGGGCGAGAAGTGCTTCCGTGTGCGCAGAGGATTTTGCAGAACACGCCTGGTGCTCCCAAGTTTGAATTCgttcatctcgacgccgGATTCGAGCACTTCCAGAAAACTGGATCTGCACTACCAGAGGAGACGGTCAAGGCTCTCAAGAATGACTGTCACGGTGCCATGTTCGGATCCGTCTCCAGCCCGTCGCACAAGGTTGAGGGTTACAGCTCGCCCATCGTCAAGCTGAGGAAGGAGCTGGATCTGTATGCCAACATTCGACCCGTTGTTGGCGTCAGGGGTACCAAGGACGATGAAAAGTTCATTGACAGCGTCATCATTCGTGAAAACACGGAATGCTTG TACATCAAATCGGAGACGAGCGAATCCGGTCCAGATGGACAAATCGCCCGCGCTATCCGACAGATCACCGAGAAAGCTTCTACTCGCATCGGCAAGAAGGCCTTCGAGGTGGCGCTTGCTCGCAAGGAGCTTCGCAAGACGACGCAGCCCTCGTACGTTCCCACTGTCACCATCTGCCACAAGTCCAATGTGCTCAGTGTTACCGACGGTCTCTTCCGCACCTCCGTGCGCGGTATCTACGAGCAGGACCAGAAGGCCAACGGCGGTGCTGGTCGATACGAGGaggtcaagctcaacgagcaACTCGTCGACTCGATGGTGTACCGTCTATTCCGCGAACCTGAGGTGTTTGACGTGGTTGTGGCACCTAACTTGTACGGCGACATTGTGTcggacgctgctgctgccctCGTGGGCTCGTTGGGTCTCGTGCCCTCAGTGAACGCTGGTGACAGCTTTTTCATG GGCGAACCCGTTCACGGTTCAGCACCGGACATTGCCGGTCAGGGCAAAGCCAACCCGATCGCTTCGATCCGCTCGGCCGCGCTCATGCTCGAGTACATGGGTTACACCGAACCCGCCCTCAAGATCTACACTGCAGTCGACCAGGTCATCCGCGAGGGCAAGTACCTCACTCCCGACCTTGGTGGCTCGGCTACCACCACCCAGTGCGAAGAAGCTATCCTCAAGAAGATCCAGGAAGCCTAA